The Halococcus salifodinae DSM 8989 nucleotide sequence ATATCTCGATGGTGTCGCCGAGATCGGGCGCGGCAGCATCGATCCCCTCGTCCTGCAGCTCCGCCGCGAACGCCTCGCACCGATCGCCGTGGTTGACGAGCACCTGGCTGTCGCGGTACGAATCGAGGTAGTCGAACAGTCCATCACGATCGGCGTGTGCGGAGAAGTCGTACTGCTCGACCTGGGCGCTGACCGGCATCCGGCGGCCGTCGATCTCGGCACTCCCGGTGTCGAGCAGGTCGCGGCCCGGCGTCCCCTCGACCTGGTAGCCGGTGAGCGCGATCTTGTTCACCGGATGGCCGGAGATCGCGGGGATGTACGTCATCGCGGGCCCGCCCGACAGCATCCCGCTGGTGGTGACGATCGCGGTCGACTGCTCGGCGATCCGCTTTCGCTGGCCGTCTCGCCCCGTGACGAATCTGGCGTGGCTCGTGGCTCGCTGGAGCGCGTCGGCGTCGCGGACGAACTCGGGATACTGGCGGAGCATCTCCGTCACTCCCTGGCCCATCCCGTCGACGTAACACGGGATGTCGTACTCCGAACAGACGAGTAACAGCTCCTGAGTGCGACCGATCGCGAACGCCGGGATCACCACCGTCCCGCCCTCCCACAGCGTCGTCCGGACGCTCTCGACGAACCGCTCCTCGACCGCGGCACGGTCCTCATGCTCGACGTCCGAGTACGTGCTCTCACAGAGCACCACGTCCGCATCCGGACGTGCGGTGGTTGGCGGAACGAGCCGCTGTCCGCCGACGGACGCCTCGATCTCGTTCGTGCGATCTCCAACACTGCCGTCGTTCTGTGACGTTCCGGTGTGGAAATCCCCCGTGTAGAGCAGGCTGGTGTCGCCGTCATCCACGAGGACGTGCGCGCTACCGGGAATGTGGCCCGCGTCGAAGAACGTCACCGCGTGGCCGGCGGCGGTGAACGACTCACGATAGCTGTGGGTCGTGGCGACTTCACTGACGCGTTTGAGGTCGGTCTCGGTGAACGGGCACCGATAGGAGCCGCCGTGGAGTTTGAGCGTGTCTCGCGCGAGGGTTCGGGCGAGCTCGCCGGTCGGTGGCGTCCAGTGGATCGAGGGGCGGGAATCACCCGAAAGCAGCCCAGGCACGACCCCGGCGTGGTCGAGGTGGCCATGCGAGACGACCACCGCTTCGGGATCGACCGATCCGACGGGAAACCCCGGCGGCGTGCCCGATCGCATCCCGTAATCGAGTAGAAGAGAGTCGTTGACGAGGACGGCGCTCCGACCGACCTCGCGAGCGCCCCCGAGAAAGCGGAGATCCATTGGGAGCACTACCCGTCGAACGGGTTTCGGCCCGTCGGTTCACAGCCGGCTGCACGCACCTCGTGATCGGCGAGAGTGACACTCGATCGTCTTTGTCCACCCCCGATCGCTTTCGTTCGCCCCTCGATCGGCTCGCCGTCCCCGAGACGAGTGGTCCATGATACCGACCCCCAATGAATAAGTACTCTCACCGATGATGATGTATGACGAAGTTTCGATGTATCCGATGGTCCCGCTCACGGCGCTCGTCATGCCGCTCCAGAGCGGTCTCGTTCCGGACGGCGGCCGCGACGAGATCTTTCAGACGATCTTCGTGTGGTTCCTGATCCTCGGGACGATCGTCGGGGTCGTCGTCATCGGGTACATGCTCTACAATGCGTACAAGTTCCGGGACCGCGGGGAGCGGGACGATGACGACGGTATCGACCGTCCCGAACTGGGTGAACTGCCCGAGGGTGGCGGTGGCGGGCGGAAGCTCGCGCTGTCGCTCCTGTTGAGCGCCGCCATCGTGATCTCGCTCATCACGTGGACGTACTTCGCGCTCGTGGACGTCGAAACCCGGGCGACCCAGACCGACGACAGTCTCAACGTGCAGGTCGAGGGGTTCCAGTTCGGCTGGGAGTTCATCTATCCGAACGGCAACACCTCCGAGACGCTCCGGGTGCCCGCAAACACGACGGTACAGCTCACCGTCACCTCGCGCGATGTCTTCCACAACTTCGGGATCCCGGCGTTCAAGATGAAGACCGACGCTCTCCCCGGCCAGACCACCGACACGTGGTTCCAGCCGAACGAGACCGGGACGTACCAGGCCCAGTGTTTCGAGCTCTGCGGCGCGGGCCACTCCGCGATGAACGCGAACGTGAGCGTGATGGAACCCGACGCGTACGAGCAGTGGTACGAAAACACCACTCCTGCGAACACCACGGGTAACGCTACTACGAACGCCACGACGGATAACGCGACAGCAACCAACGCCACCACAGGGAACGCGACGACGGCGAACAACGCGACGGCAGCGACCAACGGAACCACAGCAGCATGACCGATCGATCAGAACCGACGCCGGACGGGGGGTACGCGGGAGCGGGCGAGGAGCTCCCCGCGACGACCGACGACGGGGACCATGCGACGACTGAATCGCATGGACTGCCGCCGTACGGATCGGTCAAGCGGTGGCTCGTCACCACGAATCACAAGGACGTCGGCATCCTCTACACCGTGACTGCGCTCTTTTTCCTCGTGTTCGGGGGCGTTCTCGCACTCTTGATGCGGGTCCAGCTCTTCTCGCCTGGGTCGGGGGTCCTCAGCCCGATGGGGTACAACCAGACCGTCTCGACGCACGGCCTCATCATGGTGTTCTGGTTCCTCTCGCCGTTCGCGTTCGGCTTCGCGAACTACGTCGTCCCACTTCAGATCGGTGCGAAAGACCTCGCCTTCCCCCGATTGAACGCCCTCAGCTACTGGCTGTACCTCTTTTCGGGACTGTTGCTCGGCGTTTCGTTCTTCCAGGGCGGGACGTTCGCCGGCGGTTGGACGATGTACGCGCCGCTCAACATCCCGACCTACACGCCGAGCATCGGGGCCAGCACGGCGATCCTCGCACTCTTACTGTTCGTGGTGAGCGTCACCGTCTCGTCGGTGAACTTCCTGACCACGATGCACCGGATGCGCGCGGAGGGGCTGACCCTCCGACGACTCCCCCTCTTCACGTGGACCATTCTTCTGACTGTGTGGATGATGCTGTTCGCCTTCGCGGCGCTGCTCGCGGCGCTCGTGATCCTCTCGACGGACCGACTCGTCGGCACGACGTACTTCGCCGCCAGTAGCCCCGGTGGGTCGATCCTCTGGACCCATCTGTTCTGGTTTTTCGGCCATCCAGAGGTCTACATCGTTTTCTTCCCCGCGCTCGGCGTGATGGCGGAAACCTTCCAGACCTTCACCGGACGACGGATCGTGGGCCGGAAGTGGTTCATCGCCGCGATGGTACTGGTGGCGCTCCAGAGCTTCGTGGTCTGGATGCATCACATGTTCCTGACCTCGATCAACCTCCAGATCAAGACGCTCTTTATGGCGACCACCATCGGCATCTCCCTCCCCTTCGACCTGATGGTGTTCTCGCTGATCTACACCACGATCAAGGGGAAAGTGCGCTTTGCCACCCCCTTCCTGTTCACGTTCGGCGCGCTGATCCTGTTCATCGTTGGCGGGATCACGGGCGTCTTTCTGGGGGCTGTCGTGCTCGATTACCAGTTCCGGGGGACGTACTGGGTGGTCGCGCACTTCCACTACGTGATGGTCGGCGGCGTCACCGCGCTGATCGGCGGGCTCTACTACTGGTTCCCGAAGATGACCGGAAAGATGTACGACGAGTTCCTCGGGAAGGTCCACTTCGTCCTCTATTTCGTGGGGTTCAACCTGCTCTACTTCCCGATGTTCGTGGCGTGGGAGACCCCGCGTCGGGTGTTCGAGTACCCCGAGGCGCTCACGATCTGGCATCAGCTCGCCACGGTCGGCGGGTTCATTCTCGGAGCTTCGTTCCTCGTGATGTTCTACAATCTCACGAAGAGCCTCGTCGACGGCGAGGCCGCCACGGGCAACCCGTGGGCGTACTCGACCACCGCCGAGTGGGCGATCCCGTCGCCGCCACCGCTCGAGAACTTCCCCGGCGTCCCGAGCTACCGGAGTGGCTCGCTCGACTTCCTCGGTGGTTCGCCGGAGGTCGCTGACGGCGGTGAGGTTACCGACGGCGGCACGCTCACGACGCGTGACGATCACGCACACGAAGCGCACGCGGGAGAGCCCGAGAGCCACGCGAGCATCTGGCCGTTCGCGATCGGCGTCGGAGCCTTCTTCGTCTTCCTCGGACTGTCGGGTTTCCAGGAAGGGACTCTCGCACCCGGTTTCGCCGGCGGCATGTACCTCACGTTCGCGCTCGTCGGGACCGCGATCGGTGCGGTGTCGCTCGTGGCGCTCGGCCGCGAACGGTTCCACGCCCCGACGGGACCGTTCGGGGAGAGCTGGCCATTTGAGGCGGTCGAGAACACCAAGCTCGGCGTCTGGATCTTCCTCGCCTCCGATATCGTGCTGTTCGGTGCGTTCATCGGCTCGTACGTGTTCGTCCGGATTTCTGCGGGGTGGACCGGATGGGAGCTCGTCCCCGGCGATCCCATTCCGGGGCTGATGAACACCTACCTGCTCCTCACCAGCAGCTTCACCGTGATCCTCGCGCTGGTCGCGGCCGAGAAGCGAAATCGGTGGGGCGTGGTGGCGAGTCTGACCACCACGATCCTGCTCGGGATCGGCTTCCTCGTGAACAAGGGGCTCGAATGGAACCACCTCTTCCACGAGGGGATCGCGATCTCCTCGAACGTCCGCACGTCGACGTTCTTCCTCACCACGGGACTCCACGCCGCCCACGTCATCATCGGCCTGTTGATCGCGGTCTACATGCTCGTGCGGGCGTGGCGGGGGGCGTACCTGGACGACGAGCGCCCGCTCGAATACTTCGGGCTGTACTGGCATTTCGTCGACATCGTGTGGCTGTTCCTGTTCCCGCTGTTCTACATCCTGTGAGGTGATCACGCATGCCATCAACCAGACTCTACGCCGGGATCTACGTCGTGTTGTTCGTGTTCGCGACCGCCCAGGTCGCGTTCGAGTTCGTGGGGCTGCTCGAAAGCGCGTACTGGATCGCGTTCGGGGGGATCATCGTGCTCTCGCTGATCAAGGCGCTGTTCGTCGCGGGCTACTACCAGCACCTCCGATACGAGCCCCGCTCGATCACGTTCGTCGTGCTCTCGGGACTCATCACGGCGCTCGTGTTGACGATCGCGGCCTCGTACTCGATCACCTGATCATGAATGCGGTCTGGGGACTCGTGATGCTCGTGGTGCTCCCGCTGTTGCAGCTCCCGCTCATCGTCTATCTCTCGCGCCGTGTCGAGACCGACGAGGAGTCCCCGCCCCCGGCAGGCTGGGGTGACGGCGTGTACCCACCCGATCCGAACGTCTCACAACAGGTCGGCCAGGAGTCGGCTGATGCTTCGACGCCGGATCGGTCCTCACCGTCGACGCCACCCCTACTGTCCGCATCGCCCGCGCCGTCCACACTACCCGAATCAGCCGCATCGTCAACCCCGTCGACGATCGTCTGCCGTCGCTGTGACGCCGACAACGATCCCGAATTCACGTACTGTCACGACTGCGTGGCGAGGCTGTGATGGAGCGATCCGCTCTCGGGTACGCAGTGTTGTTCTCGGTCCCGGTCGGCGTCGGCGTGTCGATGGGCGTGCTCAGGATGGCGGGCGGCGGACTCACGAACCCGGTCGTCGCGGGTGCGGGCGTGGTGGCGGCGCTCGTCCTCTTCGCGTTCGTCGTCGCGATGCTTGCAACCGGCTCGCCCGACGAGGAGCGATCATCCGCGCGATGAGTCTCTGATCGAGAGCCATCCGCGGAGCCGGTTGGTTTATGATAGCACGGAACGTCCATCGATCATGCGACGCGAGCCGCTCCTCTTCGGGCTGACCGTTCTCGGGGTCGTCGTGGGGTTGGCCATCCTGCTGGCCGCGGAAGCAGTCGGGGCTGGCGAGACGATGATCGTCCTCGGTGGCGTGATCGCACTCGCCGCCGTCGGCGGACTGACCGGCCTCATCGGGGCGCTCGACGGCTGAACGCCGAATAGGCTTCCTTGGCCCCGCTGGTCAGCTCTGTAGCCCGAGAACGATCATGTACGCGAGCACGTACCCGGCGTACAGCAGGCTGAGCGCACCGACGACCTTGAGATGGAAGACGAACAGGTCGTCGGCCTCGTCGTCGACGGCGGTCTCGTAGGCCGCGCGCTCGTCGTCGGTCCAGGCCTCGCGGTGAGTATCACCGACGTGGAGCGTACACGCCTGCTCGGTCCGGAACGGTTGTGAGCAGTACGGACACCGCGCCGCGGGCGTCTCCGCCTCCGGGATCGCGGTGTCGGGAATGCGTTCGCTGTCGGTTGCTGCTGAACTGTCGGGGGCGAGTGATTCGGTCATAGGTAGGGTGGTGGTGTGTACGGCTGGCCGACGATCCACATGCTGAGAACGGTGTAGAAAACCATCACGAGGACGAAGGGGTACTGGCTCCGGATCGGCGCGAGCCGTCCGGGGAAGAGCGCAAACGAGCGCGCGTGGGCCACCCAGACCGCGAGCATGTGGCCCGCGAGCACGAACACGAGCTGGAGCGTGCCGAACCACGCCGGTAGGACGAGGGTCTGGATGGCCGCCGGCGGGGCGAGGGGCTGGGTCGCGACCGCGATCAAGGCGGGTGAGAGGCTGAGGAAGTATCCCAGAAAATGTGCGAGATGGTAGCCGGCGGCGATCGGGACTAGGGCGGGCGCGAACCAGTCCCGGAGGTAGCGGGCGGTGACGTACGTGTCCGCCGTCCGGCGCGACCAGCGTGCGGCGACCCGATAGACGTACAGGAAACAGCCGAAGCCCGCGATCGCGGCCCCGAGATAAACCACGGAGGGTGGTACTCCCCACCCGACGAGCGCACGAACGGCCCTCGCCCACGCTGGCGTCGCGACGAGTCCATCGTAGGTGGTGACCCAGAGCAGCGCGACCACGAACGCGGTTTCGTCCGCCCCAGTCGGCCGCTCCTCGGAAAGCGCCCCACCGGGAAGCACGAAATCGAACCCCTTTCGTGTCCGCTGGAGCGGTGCGACCCGGCCGTACCACCGGAAGACACGCGCGATCGGGTCGACGACGCCGAACCACGTCTCGCTCCCATAGACGACCGCACCGGCGACCGTCACGACCGAGTAGGCCACGATCACTCCAACGAGAGTTCGTGGCTGCTGGGCGAGCGGGCTGACGACTTCGAGCCAGACCAGCCCGACCAATCCGACGACGCTCGGCCACGCGCCGAGGCGGTCGGGATAGCGCTGGATCGGCTGGCTCCCCCGGAGTCGGGAGCCGAGCGCGGCGAGCGTCCGCCACGGGTTCACCGCTGGCCACGTGTTCCCGACGAGATAGGTGGTCATCGAGTAGCCCGCCCACCAGCCGGCCCAGACCGCCACGATGGCAAGGTTCGCCGCTGCCACCTGCGGACCGATCCACCCGACCGCCACGATCGCGGCGAGCAAGCCGACGCCCAACCATCGGCAACCCCGGACGGCGATGGTTCGGATCGTCGCTCGGGTCGGGAGTTCGGCACGCCAGTCGGTGACGTCACGGATGAACGCGTGGTCGGTCACGAGGCTCGTGAGCAGGAAGGAGGCCCCGATGACGCCGCCGCCGGTCGTCACGACCAGCCACGACGGGACGGCGACGGGTTTGAACGTCCCGCTCAGCCCGCCCGCGTGGGCCGTTGCCTCGCCGGTGAGCACCAGTGTAACGACGACTGCGATGACACCTCGAGCGACGGCTCGTGACCGTCTCATCCGGTCTCGCCGATGTTGGTGGGTGGTTCGTTCCGCATGGCGGTCAGGCCACGACGAGTCGCACGACGATCGCGACGATCAGGAGCATGCCGAGCACCCACAATCCTGTGCCCGTCGCCTGCGCGCTCTCGATCCCGCGGTAGCGTGCGGAGTGATAGACGCCCCAGAAGAGATACCCGCCCATCACCGCCGCCGCCACGATCACGAGCGCCACGCCCGCGACCTGGCTGACCGCCGACGGGATCGCGCCGGTGACGAACGCGAGCGCACCGCCGCCGATCCCGAGAACCAGCACGAGGAAGGCGACGGTCCACCCCAGCGGGCTTCGCGCCGCTGCGGCGAGCGTCGTGGCTGGACTCGTCCCGCCGGTTCTGACGTCCCCGGGAGTCGCGGCGGCGGCCCGCCACTCCCGACTGCGTGCGACCGCAACGACGAGCGCGACGACGACGAGGCCAGTCAGTACGGTGCTGGCGACGTAGGTGAGTGGTGCCATGTGAGGCCGGTGCGATACCGTGGTCTTCGTTGGCACTCCACTTCATTCTTCGGTCGAACCACGAGTCACAGACCGACTCGACGACTCGTAGCGTTCGATCCCGACGATCGAACGACTGTTCGGCTCCGTCTCGGTCGAAAATCAGCGTCGCGACGTAACTGAGCTGCTCAGTCTCCGCCGTTTTTCAGCTGTTCGACCCAGTCGGGCTGTTCGACCGTGGTCGAGCCGACGTTCGAGAACTCCAGGGTTTCGACGACGGTCGTCGGCTCACCGGCGCTGAACGCGTCGGTCGTGCGCTCGGTCTGGAGCCGGTGGACGACGCCGGTCTCGGGGTTGACCACGAGCGTCGAACTGAACTCGGTGATCTCCTCGCCCTGATACAGGGGCCCTGTTTCGACACTGTCCGAGCCGTTGGCGACGTACACCGCGAGCTGCTGGCCGTCGTTCGTGACGGTCCCGCTGCGTTCGTAGTCGACCGCACGGACCGTTTCGAGAACGGTGCGGCCAGCGGTGAGACTCTCGGCCAGCGGCCGGCCGAGCTCGTCGGTTTCGTACTCCGGCTCGTCGAACGCGTCGAGAACGTTCTTCTTGTACGCCGTCGCACCTTCGGCGTAGGTGTACCGGGTTGCCTCCTCGGTCGGTTGGGAGACCTGGTAGGCGGAGTTCGCGTCGAGGTCAACGCGGGCTCCACTGGTGTCGGTTCCCGAATCCTCGCCGGCTCCGCGAATCGTCGAGCTGCTGTTGACGGTGAACGTCCCCGCCGCTTCGAGCCCACTCTGGTGGGTGCTCGCGATCGAACCAGCCTCCAGCGGCGGTTCGGCTCCGATCGCCGGCTCCGGCGTTGCGGTGGGAGTCGGCGTGGGTGTCGCCGTCGGAGTGGGCGTCGGTGTTGCCGTTGGGGTCGCTGTCGGTGTGGGTGTCGCCGTCTGCGTCGGCGTTGGCGTGGACGTCGCCGTCTGCGTTGGCGTCGGCGTGGACGTCGCCGTCTGCGTCGGCGTCGCCGTCTGCGTTGCCGTCGGCGTGGACGTCGCCGTTTGCGTCGCGGTGGCTGTCGGCGTAGAAGTCGTCGTCGGCGTTGCCGAACTAGTCGGGGTTGTGGTCGCGGTAGCGGTTCCGTTGTCGATGGTCGTTCCGTTCGTGGCTGCGGAGGTCTCGGTCGAATCCGCCCCGTTGCCCGCCAGCGAGCTACAGCCGGCGAGTAACACGAGCATAGCGACCGCGACCACGAGTACCGTCCGTCGCGTCATTGCTTACTCGCCCCACCCCACGCATAAATATTATTCTGCCGGTTCGCGAAGAGGTTCCGTTCGATCGAAGCTTCCTGTTCACACGGCTCTCGGTCCATATACTGCGGCCGAGCGGGAGGCTCGAACGCGTTTCTCCGGTGTGCGGCTTTCAATACGCTTTTGAGGGACGACCGGCTTCGCTTCGTATATGGCAGACTTCACCGTCGTCGTGGCCGACCCCGAGGAGGGGGCGGCCCACCAGCGTGCGGTCGAGGGACAGGACGCAAACCGCTTCATCGGCCGTTCCATCGGCGAGGAGATCGATGGCTCCGCGGTGGGCCTCGACGGCTACACCGTTACGATCACCGGCGGCTCCGACACCGCCGGCCGACCGATGCGCGAGGACGTCGCGGGCCCGGCGCTCACGTCGATTCTCGTCGACGGCGGCACCGGATACAAGCCGACACGCGAGGGCGAACGCAAGCGGATCACCGTCCGCGGGCGCGAGATCGGCGAGGAGACGCGTCAGATCAACGCGAGCATCGCCGACCGCGGGGATCAGTCGGTCGCGGAGCTGTTCGGAGACGGCGACGCCGACGCCGATGCCGACGCGGACGACGCGAGCGACGACGACGAGTAGCCGTGCCCGAGCGGATCCCGCACGACCACCTCTCGGTCGAAACGGTGCGGGCGACGCTCGCGCGTCGCGGCCGGAGCTCCCGGCCACGGCTCGCGCTCCCCGACGACGCCGACCGCTTCCCGACCGGAACGACGCGCCTCGTGCTTGACGGGGAGACCTACCACACCCAAATCGAGAGCGCGCTTGACGGCGATCGCGAGATCACCGGCGCGTACGACAACGCCCGGCTCGCGCGCGAACGCGACGGCACCGACCGGCTCGACGAGTGGCGGCAGTCTTCGGGAATCGATCTCGGCCGGAGCGTCGCGGTCGACGTCGTGGAATCCGGATTCCTGTACGGCGTCCGTGAACCCGGCGAGAGCACGGTTTACGAGGCGACCGAACCGCCCGACGAGGGACTCGCCGCGATCGCGCAGGACCTCGACGGCGACCGCGACGGCTGACGCCGACGGTCCGCTGTCTCGGCTGTCCCAGCCGTCCCGATACCCGCCCGCTTTTGCCGTCAGCCCCGATACCGCCCGCATGGACTCCGCACGCACGCAGTTTCTCGCCGGCGATCGCCCCGACGACGTTCTGTTGTTCATCGCGGAATCGGCGGTTTCGGACCTCGGCACGCTCGCCCAGCACGGCGAGCAGGTCGAACGCGGTGTCGTCCTGATTCTGGAGGCGGAGCGCGGTCGGAGCGCGTTCGAGGGCGCGACCGGCGTCGATCCGATGACGCTCGCGAGCTCGGCGATGGGTTCCGAGGGCGACCTCGATCTCGACGCGTTCGAGGGCGAGTGTCCCGAAGCGGACGCGAACGGTGAGGGCGGCGCGGACGAAGCGGACGACGCCGAGACCACGACAGAGGAGCACGCCCCCCGATTCGTCTTCGGGTTCGCCGAGGAGCGAAACGAGGAGGCCGGCGGGATCTACGCCGAGGGTGACGTGATCCACGCGTACGCGGTCTGTGAGTGTGGAACGGCGTACTCCGATCGGTGGGTGGCGGGCGAGTGATGGCTGGTGTTGATCCCTTGTCGTGAGCGACGAGTCGTCGGCCACCGACGCCGCCATCCACGGAATGGTCGCTTCCCTCCGTCCGGAGTGGACGGTCGATTCGATCCGTCGCAGCGAGCACGGTACCGATCTCGTGGCCGTTCTCGACGTTTCGACATCCAGTGGACGGTCCGACGTGGTTCTGAAGGCGACGACCGCTGATTTCGTTGCACCCGCGATCGCTCGGTCGGAACCACGACTGCTCGATCTCGTCGGCCGCGAGACCGCGATTCCCGTCCCGCAGGTGTTCGGGTTTGCCGACTCCCATCCCGAGTATCCGGCTCCGTTCTATCTGCTGGAGAACGTTCCCGGCGAGAACTACGAGGGGTGTCCCGCCGATCTCGACGACGATGCCCGGGAACACGTCGTCGTCGAGGCTGGGCGGAACCTCGCCAGACTCCACGATCTCGGACCGCTGCCCCAGGTCGGACGGGTCGGCGTCAACGAGGGCGAACTTACTGTACTCGACGGCGAACACGGTCCCGTCGAGGATTTCAACGGGTGGTTTCAGGCTGATATCGAGGCGGGACTCGACGCGCTCGCGGACGGAACGTACTACCCCGATCTCGCGCTGGAACCGGAGCGGTTCGTCGACCTCGTTCCCGCGCTCCGCGAGGAACTCGGCGCGCGTCTCGCCGCGCTCCCGGAGCCGGCACCACCGCGGTACTGCCACTGGGACTACGGTACGGCAACTGCCTCGTCGATCCGGACACAGGCGCGACGCGAGCCGTCCTCGACTGGGCGAACCTGCTCGCCGCGGAGCCGGCGTACAACCTCGCGAAAACCGAATCGCACCTGCTCGACCCTGGGGCCGGCGACACCGCAGAGTGGGCTGCGGCGCTCAGCGATTCGTTCCGTGATGCGTACGCGACCGAACGGGACGACTGGGCGTTCACGGCCGCGATCGAGGAACGCATCGAGACGTACCGTCTCAAATGTCGCGTGGACGCGATGGCGTGTCTCCCGCTGTGGCTGCAAGACTGCACGCCAGCGGAGCGAGACGAACGAGAGCGCCAGCATCGCGCGTTCGTCGCGACGTTTCTGTAGTTACAGACCACGACTTCGTTTTCTGCCCCCGACAGACAGTGCACATTCCGAAACCGACTTGTTCCGACGGAAAATCTCGCTCGCATGGAAAATGAGTCTCCAGCGGCGGTGGTGACAGCGTTCCTCAAGCGGTTCAGTAACGGCGAATTCGATGAAGCAAACGACTTGATCCACTCCGAAGGGCCGCTGGAGGGTGCTGGCGACGTCGCGATGATCTTGTCGGCGGCCATGACCAATTTCCTCGCTACCGTCATCTTGAGGACGGTTCCCACAGAAGTCACTGAAGTCACGGTTGTCGAGGAAGGCCCGACCACAGCGAGCATCGAAGCGAGCCTTGACGTCGCCACCGTGGTCGAGATCGATGCGCTCGTCGAGCTACGACCCAGCGACTACGACGGGAGTGATCTCGGGGATGGGAGACGCAACGGTTGGTGCGTCTGGAACGTCGATGTCAGGTTGTGAGACTCGAACTACCGCCCCTCGCTCCCGCGTGCGCCCCCGTCGTCCGCTTCACTATCGAGTCGCTCGAACGCCCCGAGAATCACTTGCTTCGTGGTCGCGCCGCGGGTCGTCCAGTGGTGAGCGTAATCTAGCATGTCATCGTAGATGTCGGGCTTGCAGCCCGCAGCCTTCGGGTGGCCGCCGCCGTTGACCTGGCCCGCGACCTCGTGACACCGCTCGAAGTGCTCCGTCCCGCGGATGCTCGCTGACCCCGAGGGTTTGACCACCACGGCGGCGTCGGTGCCCGCTTCACGGAGTGCTTCCGCGACCTCGTTCTGCGAACACCGGCCGTACGTCACGCCGACGGTCCACGGCCCGATCTCGTGGGTTTCGGCCCGCTCGACCGCGCGCTCGATCAGCGCTTCCTTCTCGACGCGCTGTTCGGCGAGGTACTCCTCGACCTCGCTGGGGAGATCGGGGCCGTGCTCGCGGACGATCTCGACGTACTCCTCGGGATCGCTCCAGTACGCGAAGTCCGCGAGATCGTCGCTTCGCGGGTCCTCCCGCAGCCAGAGGTCGTGATCGCGGGTCACGGCGGCGAGCTCGGCGTACTCGGGGGAAAAATCGTGATCGAGCGCGGCCAGCGTGACGTCGGCCGAGCACTCCTCGTCCGAGTCGCCGACGACGAGTTCGGCCCCTGCTGCACGGACCCGTTCGGCGGTCTCGTCGGTCCACTGGTGGTGGTCGAACCACTGCACGCTCACAGCCCGCTCGACGAGCCGCTCGAACTGGCCGGCGATGTAGCGGTACTCGTCGGGACAGAGATCACAGACGAACACCCGCGCGCCGGGCTCGACGTGATCCGCCACCCGATCGAGGGTATCACTCAGATCGTGAGGACTCGTC carries:
- a CDS encoding DHH family phosphoesterase translates to MNDRLIDDDRLDLARKSVLPGEGFFYPDSFDAERADREVREALAGADTVVLADPDADGLACVALLREAFGAAALIPTSPHDLSDTLDRVADHVEPGARVFVCDLCPDEYRYIAGQFERLVERAVSVQWFDHHQWTDETAERVRAAGAELVVGDSDEECSADVTLAALDHDFSPEYAELAAVTRDHDLWLREDPRSDDLADFAYWSDPEEYVEIVREHGPDLPSEVEEYLAEQRVEKEALIERAVERAETHEIGPWTVGVTYGRCSQNEVAEALREAGTDAAVVVKPSGSASIRGTEHFERCHEVAGQVNGGGHPKAAGCKPDIYDDMLDYAHHWTTRGATTKQVILGAFERLDSEADDGGARGSEGR
- a CDS encoding phosphotransferase family protein yields the protein MSDESSATDAAIHGMVASLRPEWTVDSIRRSEHGTDLVAVLDVSTSSGRSDVVLKATTADFVAPAIARSEPRLLDLVGRETAIPVPQVFGFADSHPEYPAPFYLLENVPGENYEGCPADLDDDAREHVVVEAGRNLARLHDLGPLPQVGRVGVNEGELTVLDGEHGPVEDFNGWFQADIEAGLDALADGTYYPDLALEPERFVDLVPALREELGARLAALPEPAPPRYCHWDYGTATASSIRTQARREPSSTGRTCSPRSRRTTSRKPNRTCSTLGPATPQSGLRRSAIRSVMRTRPNGTTGRSRPRSRNASRRTVSNVAWTRWRVSRCGCKTARQRSETNESASIARSSRRFCSYRPRLRFLPPTDSAHSETDLFRRKISLAWKMSLQRRW
- a CDS encoding 30S ribosomal protein S6e encodes the protein MADFTVVVADPEEGAAHQRAVEGQDANRFIGRSIGEEIDGSAVGLDGYTVTITGGSDTAGRPMREDVAGPALTSILVDGGTGYKPTREGERKRITVRGREIGEETRQINASIADRGDQSVAELFGDGDADADADADDASDDDE
- a CDS encoding DUF5807 family protein, encoding MDSARTQFLAGDRPDDVLLFIAESAVSDLGTLAQHGEQVERGVVLILEAERGRSAFEGATGVDPMTLASSAMGSEGDLDLDAFEGECPEADANGEGGADEADDAETTTEEHAPRFVFGFAEERNEEAGGIYAEGDVIHAYAVCECGTAYSDRWVAGE
- a CDS encoding DUF7112 family protein — translated: MPERIPHDHLSVETVRATLARRGRSSRPRLALPDDADRFPTGTTRLVLDGETYHTQIESALDGDREITGAYDNARLARERDGTDRLDEWRQSSGIDLGRSVAVDVVESGFLYGVREPGESTVYEATEPPDEGLAAIAQDLDGDRDG